The following are encoded together in the Macadamia integrifolia cultivar HAES 741 chromosome 10, SCU_Mint_v3, whole genome shotgun sequence genome:
- the LOC122091011 gene encoding ruvB-like 2, translated as MAELKLSESKDLTRIERIGAHSHIRGLGLDSALEPRAVSEGMVGQAPARKAAGVILQMIKEGKIAGRAVLLAGQPGTGKTAIAMGMAKSLGQETPFAMLAGSELFSLEMSKTEALMQAFRKAIGVRIKEETEVIEGEVVEIQIDRPAVSGAASKTGKLTLKTTEMETVYDLGAKMIEALGKEKVQSGDVIVIDKASGKITKLGRSFARSRDYDAMGPQTKFVQCPDGELQKRKEVVHSVTLHEIDVINSR; from the coding sequence ATGGCGGAGCTAAAGCTATCAGAGAGCAAAGACCTTACTCGAATAGAGCGGATAGGTGCACATTCTCACATTCGCGGACTAGGGTTGGACTCAGCCCTAGAGCCAAGGGCCGTGTCGGAGGGCATGGTTGGACAAGCCCCCGCACGCAAGGCCGCGGGTGTGATCCTCCAGATgatcaaagaaggaaaaatcgcCGGTCGAGCTGTCCTCCTTGCCGGGCAGCCCGGCACCGGAAAGACTGCCATTGCCATGGGCATGGCAAAGTCCCTTGgccaagaaaccccctttgctATGTTGGCTGGCAGCGAGCTATTCTCCCTCGAGATGTCCAAGACCGAAGCCCTAATGCAGGCCTTCCGTAAAGCTATAGGCGTACGGATCAAGGAGGAGACCGAGGTCATCGAAGGAGAGGTCGTTGAAATCCAGATTGATCGCCCCGCTGTTTCTGGTGCTGCTTCGAAGACTGGCAAGTTGACCCTGAAGACGACGGAGATGGAGACCGTGTACGATCTTGGAGCAAAGATGATTGAGGCTCTGGGTAAGGAGAAAGTTCAGAGTGGAGATGTCATTGTTATTGATAAGGCTTCTGGGAAGATTACAAAGCTTGGCAGATCATTTGCTAGGTCCAGGGATTACGATGCCATGGGTCCACAGACTAAGTTCGTGCAGTGCCCTGATGGGGAGTtgcagaagaggaaggaggtcGTGCACTCCGTCACACTTCATGAGATTGATGTTATCAATAGCAGGTAG
- the LOC122091600 gene encoding interferon-related developmental regulator 2-like isoform X1 → MGKRSSRRKNASMLDSDDDDTLSSSSTVMSDRTVPDVEESQGKVQGGGTKLLDEYVDALFEKRGSTREKALSAIVDAFTNKLQYQFVEKNCVTLLHPCLNSIKRGSSKEKSLASRAIGLLALTVGCENNAAEILEESIPPLSQALKSGLESTLSSVFECLAIVTFVGGNDPDVTERSMQIMWQIIHPKSGPNVSASKIAPAVLTAAISSWSFLLTTVSECKINSKSWQDSISYFSNLLDKDDRSIRIAAGEAIALIFEIGQLDKLSGEDRHSSDSPVHEGNNSQERYAYIQGLKGKILSQVRNLSVEAGGKGSTNKKDLGSQRNLFRDVVEFLEDGYCPQTSIKIGGDILYTSTWSQLIQLNFLKRFLGGGFPKHMQENELLHDVFEFTPKKRQASGGEQLLTSGQKLSRKAMIHLPIVKHEASFQRLFKSPNSVVNKARTQFLNKQRMLSQDRNAGHFAFCPGSEGA, encoded by the exons ATGGGTAAAC GTAGTAGTCGTCGTAAGAATGCATCGATGttagatagtgatgatgatgatactcTTAGTTCGTCATCAACGGTCATGTCAGACCGGACGGTTCCGGACGTAGAAGAGTCGCAAGGAAAAGTGCAAGGTGGTGGCACCAAATTATTAGATGAATATGTGGATGCGTTATTTGAAAAgag GGGATCCACAAGAGAGAAGGCTTTGTCAGCGATTGTTGATGCTTTTACCAACAAGCTGCAATATCAATTTGTGGAGAAAAA CTGTGTTACTCTTCTTCATCCTTGCCTCAATTCCATAAAAAGGGGATCAAGCAAAGAGAAATCTCTAGCTTCACGTGCCATTG GATTGCTGGCTTTGACTGTCGGTTGCGAGAACAAtgcagctgaaattttggaagAATCAATTCCTCCTCTTTCTCAAGCTCTAAAATCTGGTTTAGAATCAACTCTGTCATCC GTATTTGAATGTTTGGCTATTGTCACTTTTGTTGGTGGAAATGATCCAGATGTGACTGAAAGATCCATGCAAATTATGTGGCAAATAATTCATCCCAAGTCAGGTCCTAAC GTGAGTGCAAGTAAAATTGCACCTGCTGTATTAACAGCTGCAATATCTTCTTGGTCGTTTCTTCTTACGACTGtgagtgaatgtaaaataaattcaaaaagtTGGCAAGA CTCAATTTCTTACTTTTCGAATCTTCTAGACAAAGATGATCGATCTATCCGCATTGCGGCTGGTGAAGCAATAGCTCTTATTTTTGAGATAGGACAATTAGATAAGTTATCTGGTGAAGACAGACATTCTAGTGATAGTCCAGTTCATGAAGGAAATAATTCCCAAGAAAGATATGCTTATATACAAGGATTGAAGGGGAAAATCCTAAGTCAAGTGAGAAACCTTTCTGTTGAGGCAGGTGGTAAAGGTTCAACTAATAAGAAAGATCTTGGCAGCCAGAGGAACTTGTTTCGGGATGTTGTTGAATTTTTGGAG GATGGTTATTGTCCACAAACCTCAATAAAGATTGGTGGAGATATACTATACACATCAACATGGTCACAATTGATACAG TTGAACTTTTTGAAGCGTTTCCTGGGAGGTGGATTTCCCAAGCACATGCAG GAAAACGAACTGCTTCACGATGTCTTTGAGTTCACTCCAAAGAAAAGACAAGCTTCAGGCGGTGAACAGCTTCTGACCAGTGGTCAAAAG CTGTCCAGAAAAGCCATGATACATCTTCCCATTGTAAAACATGAAGCTAGTTTTCAG
- the LOC122091600 gene encoding interferon-related developmental regulator 2-like isoform X2: MGKRSSRRKNASMLDSDDDDTLSSSSTVMSDRTVPDVEESQGKVQGGGTKLLDEYVDALFEKRGSTREKALSAIVDAFTNKLQYQFVEKNCVTLLHPCLNSIKRGSSKEKSLASRAIGLLALTVGCENNAAEILEESIPPLSQALKSGLESTLSSVFECLAIVTFVGGNDPDVTERSMQIMWQIIHPKSGPNVSASKIAPAVLTAAISSWSFLLTTVSECKINSKSWQDSISYFSNLLDKDDRSIRIAAGEAIALIFEIGQLDKLSGEDRHSSDSPVHEGNNSQERYAYIQGLKGKILSQVRNLSVEAGGKGSTNKKDLGSQRNLFRDVVEFLEDGYCPQTSIKIGGDILYTSTWSQLIQLNFLKRFLGGGFPKHMQENELLHDVFEFTPKKRQASGGEQLLTSGQKRLFKSPNSVVNKARTQFLNKQRMLSQDRNAGHFAFCPGSEGA, translated from the exons ATGGGTAAAC GTAGTAGTCGTCGTAAGAATGCATCGATGttagatagtgatgatgatgatactcTTAGTTCGTCATCAACGGTCATGTCAGACCGGACGGTTCCGGACGTAGAAGAGTCGCAAGGAAAAGTGCAAGGTGGTGGCACCAAATTATTAGATGAATATGTGGATGCGTTATTTGAAAAgag GGGATCCACAAGAGAGAAGGCTTTGTCAGCGATTGTTGATGCTTTTACCAACAAGCTGCAATATCAATTTGTGGAGAAAAA CTGTGTTACTCTTCTTCATCCTTGCCTCAATTCCATAAAAAGGGGATCAAGCAAAGAGAAATCTCTAGCTTCACGTGCCATTG GATTGCTGGCTTTGACTGTCGGTTGCGAGAACAAtgcagctgaaattttggaagAATCAATTCCTCCTCTTTCTCAAGCTCTAAAATCTGGTTTAGAATCAACTCTGTCATCC GTATTTGAATGTTTGGCTATTGTCACTTTTGTTGGTGGAAATGATCCAGATGTGACTGAAAGATCCATGCAAATTATGTGGCAAATAATTCATCCCAAGTCAGGTCCTAAC GTGAGTGCAAGTAAAATTGCACCTGCTGTATTAACAGCTGCAATATCTTCTTGGTCGTTTCTTCTTACGACTGtgagtgaatgtaaaataaattcaaaaagtTGGCAAGA CTCAATTTCTTACTTTTCGAATCTTCTAGACAAAGATGATCGATCTATCCGCATTGCGGCTGGTGAAGCAATAGCTCTTATTTTTGAGATAGGACAATTAGATAAGTTATCTGGTGAAGACAGACATTCTAGTGATAGTCCAGTTCATGAAGGAAATAATTCCCAAGAAAGATATGCTTATATACAAGGATTGAAGGGGAAAATCCTAAGTCAAGTGAGAAACCTTTCTGTTGAGGCAGGTGGTAAAGGTTCAACTAATAAGAAAGATCTTGGCAGCCAGAGGAACTTGTTTCGGGATGTTGTTGAATTTTTGGAG GATGGTTATTGTCCACAAACCTCAATAAAGATTGGTGGAGATATACTATACACATCAACATGGTCACAATTGATACAG TTGAACTTTTTGAAGCGTTTCCTGGGAGGTGGATTTCCCAAGCACATGCAG GAAAACGAACTGCTTCACGATGTCTTTGAGTTCACTCCAAAGAAAAGACAAGCTTCAGGCGGTGAACAGCTTCTGACCAGTGGTCAAAAG